In Penicillium oxalicum strain HP7-1 chromosome I, whole genome shotgun sequence, a single window of DNA contains:
- a CDS encoding Lipoamide acyltransferase: MSILRTGAHVLQILRRSRPQCLLRTRFPIQPAPSRAFHAGPSLWGIKSQILKDVGEGITEVQIIQWYVEEGAHIEEWKPLCQYQSDKAVDDITSRYAGVIKKLHFEADDTVPTGRALCDIEVEDGQYPDDQPAHEPTPELAVGPPVTPPESGVLASSQAAEVSPLDPQVVEEPEAIPKSKHASLATPAVRGLLKTHSVDILEVNGTGKEGRVLKEDVLKYVETRDSSPSLTSSTTTTTPTSPSTFADMTMAPSSTLVDTRQVESAVSLTPIKSAMFKTMTKSLTIPHLLYTDELKINDISSIRKKLLSDSRDPKKITFLPFVVKAVSLALAQYPILNARVDTTDPTKPKIIMREKHNIGIAMDTPRGLIVPNIKDVANRSILDIAAEISRLSALGKEGKLGPADLNGGTITVSNIGNIGGTYVAPVIVPSEVAILGVGRTRTVPVFDDKGEVARGDMVNFSWSADHRVIDGATMARMGNRVRELIESPELMLLNLR; the protein is encoded by the exons ATGAGTATCCTGCGAACAGGGGCCCATGTGCTCCAGATCCTGCGGCGCAGTCGACCCCAGTGTCTTCTCCGCACTCGTTTCCCCATACAACCCGCTCCGAGCCGCGCCTTTCACGCTGGCCCCTCGCTCTGGGGGATCAAGTCGCAGATTTTGAAGGATGTTGGAGAAG GTATCACTGAGGTGCAGATCATTCAATGGTacgtggaggagggggccCATATTGAGGAGTGGAAGCCACTCTGTCAATACCAGTCTGATAAAGCTGTGGACGAT ATCACGTCACGATACGCGGGTGTGATCAAAAAGCTCCATTTCGAGGCCGACGATACAGTCCCGACGGGTAGG GCTTTGTGTGATATCGAAGTCGAGGATGGACAATATCCCGACGACCAGCCCGCTCACGAACCGACACCAGAGTTGGCAGTCGGGCCTCCAGTGACGCCTCCCGAGTCCGGTGTACTCGCATCCTCGCAAGCAGCTGAGGTCTCACCCCTCGACCCCCAGGTTGTCGAAGAGCCCGAGGCGATTCCCAAGTCCAAGCATGCATCCCTCGCGACGCCAGCCGTTCGAGGCTTGTTGAAAACCCACAGCGTGGACATTCTCGAGGTCAACGGCACGGGCAAAGAAGGACGCGTTCTCAAAGAAGATGTCCTCAAATACGTCGAGACACGAGACTCTTCGCCATCACTAACGAGCTCAACTACCACTACCACACCCACGTCCCCATCTACATTCGCCGACATGACCATGGCACCCTCATCCACCCTCGTCGATACCCGCCAGGTCGAATCCGCAGTATCTCTGACCCCCATTAAATCCGCCATGTTCAAGACGATGACCAAATCTCTCACGATCCCCCACCTACTCTACACCGACGAGCTCAAAATCAACgacatctcctccatccgcAAGAAACTCCTCAGTGACTCCCGCGACCCCAAGAAAATCACATTCCTCCCCTTCGTGGTCAAAGCCGTCTCCCTCGCCCTGGCTCAATATCCCATCCTCAACGCCCGCGTCGACACCACCGACCCCACCAAGCCCAAGATCATCATGCGGGAAAAGCACAACATCGGCATCGCCATGGATACCCCCCGCGGCCTGATCGTCCCCAACATCAAAGACGTCGCCAACCGATCCATCCTGGACATCGCCGCTGAGATCTCTCGACTCAGCGCCCTCGGCAAGGAAGGGAAATTGGGCCCGGCCGATCTCAACGGTGGTACCATTACCGTTTCAAATATCGGGAATATCGGCGGGACGTACGTTGCCCCCGTGATTGTCCCTTCGGAGGTGGCGATTCTGGGCGTCGGTCGCACGAGGACAGTCCCCGTCTTTGATGACAAGGGTGAAGTCGCCCGGGGCGACATGGTGAACTTTAGCTGGAGTGCTGATCACCGGGTGATTGATGGGGCAACAATGGCGCGTATGGGCAATCGGGTGCGCGAGTTGATCGAGTCGCCCGAGTTGATGCTTCTTAATTTGCGATGA
- a CDS encoding putative gluconokinase has protein sequence MLSAGERPQPPHSSPRVDSPAVSVTKGHSMPDFDSKPGSSSNPSTLIHETRPKPAHVQHIWVVTGPAGCGKSTVGNGLRKELGVPFLEGDDYHPKSNKDKMGNGIPLTDEDRWDWLISLRNAAIEALSPSESNNFHPPAGVVVACSALKQKYRDVMRVAAYGSPSVQIHFVYLKLSEEVLMQRVSQRKSHYMKSDMVRSQMQTLEEPQQEWDAITINVEGPPDVVQQEVIDAVTKKLSEYM, from the exons ATGCTCTCTGCCGGTGAACGCCCTCAACCACCGCACTCCTCCCCTCGGGTCGATTCGCCTGCCGTGTCGGTCACCAAGGGGCACAGTATGCCCGACTTTGACTCCAAACCGGGCTCCTCCTCGAACCCTTCGACCCTGATCCACGAGACTCGCCCCAAACCAGCTCATGTGCAACACATTTGGGTGGTGACCGGGCCGGCGGGATGTGGAAAGAGCACCGTCGGCAATGGTCTGCGAAAAGAGTTGGGAGTGCCTTTCCTGGAAGGTGACGAT TATCACCCCAAATCCAacaaggacaagatgggGAACGGGATTCCTCTCACCGACGAAGATCGCTGGGACTGGCTGATCTCCCTGCGCAATGCCGCCATTGAGGCGCTGTCCCCCTCCGAGAGCAACAACTTCCATCCTCCCGCCGGTGTGGTGGTCGCCTGCTCGGCGCTGAAGCAGAAATACCGCGACGTCATGCGGGTGGCTGCCTACGGGTCACCGTCCGTGCAGATCCACTTTGTCTACCTCAAGCTCAGCGAAGAGGTCCTCATGCAACGTGTCAGCCAGCGCAAGTCTCACTACATGAAAAGTGACATGGTTCGATCACAGatgcagacgctggaggaGCCGCAACAAGAATGGGACGCGATCACGATCAATGTCGAGGGGCCCCCCGACGTTGTGCAGCAAGAAGTGATTGACGCCGTGACGAAAAAGCTCTCAGAATATATGTAA
- a CDS encoding Conidiation-specific protein 10, whose translation MTDNTNPGNFANRPKEEVQKIASKGGQSSHQGGFAGMDADKQREIASKGGQASSGSFEPNDPRAKEAGQKGGKASGNTQPDE comes from the exons ATGACTGACAACACCAACCCCGGAAACTTTGCCAACCGCCCCAAGGAGGAGGTTCAAAAGATCGCCAGCAAGGGCGGCCAGTCCAGCCACCAAGGTGGCTTTGCCGGCATGGACGCTGACAAGCAG CGGGAAATCGCGTCCAAGGGTGGCCAAGCCTCGAGCGGCAGCTTCGAGCCCAACGACCCCCGTGCCAAAGAAGCTGGTCAAAAGGGCGGCAAGGCCAGTGGCAACACTCAGCCGGATGAGTAA
- a CDS encoding Glucose-repressible protein: protein METVKNAANYVSETIQGTGATAQKETNKNVAKDSDASLGTRAEAAKDAVVNKKDETVHDTKADTHKEAAKH from the exons ATGGAGACCGTCAAG AACGCCGCCAACTACGTCTCTGAGACCATCCAGGGCACCGGTGCCACTGCTCAGAAGGAGACCAACAAGAACGTTGCTAAGGACTCCGACGCCAGCCTCGGCACCCGCGCTgaggccgccaaggacgCCGTCGTCAACAAGAAGGACGAGACCGTCCACGACACCAAGGCCGACACCCACAAGG AGGCTGCCAAGCACTAA
- a CDS encoding Vacuolar protein sorting-associated protein 26, translating to MAALFFSTPVDIDVVLEDLDERQTVDVKLDKGRRERVPLYMDGESVKGAVTIRPKDGKRLEHTGIKVQFIGSIEMFYDRGNHYEFLSLVQELAAPGELLHPQTFPFNFKNVEKQYESYNGINVKLRYFVRVTVSRRMADVIREKDLWVYSYRMPPETNSPIKMDVGIEDCLHIEFEYSKSKYHLKDVIVGRIYFLLVRLKIKHMELSIIRRETTGSPPNQYNESETLVRFEIMDGSPSRGETIPIRLFLGGFDLTPTFRDVNKKYSTRYYLSLVLIDEDARRYFKQSEIALFRQAPEIASTPQIAQQQQIQQQVLLQQQQAVLPPGSATAGPGREVTPAANRGNNPAAAVSTPAA from the exons ATGGCggccctctttttctctaCCCCCGTCGACATTGACGTCGTGCTAGAAGATCTGGATGAGCGCCAGACGGTCGATGTCAAGCTTGACAAGGGTCGCCGTGAGCGCGTCCCTCTGTACATGGACGGCGAGTCGGTCAAGGGTGCTGTGACTATTCGACCCAAAGATGGGAAGAGATTAGAGCATACCGGCATCAAGGTGCAATTCATCGGCTCAATTG AGATGTTCTATGACCGAGGCAACCACTACGAATTCCTATCGCTGGTCCAGGAATTGGCTGCTCCAGGCGAGCTGTTACATCCGCAGACCTTCCCATTCAACTTCAAAAATGTCGAAAAACAATACGAATCATACAACGGTATCAATGTGAAACTGCGCTACTTTGTGCGCGTCACGGTCTCCCGGCGCATGGCCGACGTCATCCGTGAGAAGGACTTGTGGGTATACTCGTATCGCATGCCACCAGAGACCAACAGCCCAATCAAGATGGACGTCGGTATTGAGGACTGTCTACACATTGAATTCGAGTATTCCAAATCCAAATATCACCTGAAGGATGTGATTGTCGGGCGAATTTACTTCTTGCTCGTGCGCCTCAAGATCAAGCACATGGAACTATCCATCATCCGCCGAGAAACAACCGGGTCGCCACCCAATCAATACAATGAAAGTGAGACGCTTGTGCGCTTCGAG ATCATGGACGGTTCTCCCTCGAGAG GTGAAACCATCCCCATCCGGCTCTTCTTGGGCGGATTCGACCTCACGCCCACTTTCCGTGATGTCAACAAGAAATATTCAACGCGGTACTACCTCAGCCTAGTACTGATTGACGAAG ATGCTCGCCGTTACTTCAAGCAATCTGAGATTGCTCTTTTCCGCCAAGCGCCCGAGATCGCCTCCACTCCGCAAATCgctcagcaacagcagaTCCAACAGCAGGTTCTCCTGCAGCAACAGCAGGCAGTCTTACCTCCAGGCTCCGCCACTGCCGGACCGGGACGTGAAGTAACACCTGCCGCCAACAGGGGTAATAACCCCGCGGCTGCGGTCTCGACACCGGCTGCGTGA